A single region of the Kwoniella botswanensis chromosome 1, complete sequence genome encodes:
- a CDS encoding calcium-binding protein NCS-1 — protein sequence MGKSQSKLSADDLADLQKNTYFDKKELQQWYKGFLKDCPSGQLNKEEFKKIYKQFFPFGDPSQFADYVFNVFDEDKSGTIEFKEFICALSVTSRGRLDEKLKWAFQLYDINQDGFITYDEMLQIVRSIYKMTGQMVQLPEDEDTPEKRVDKIFRNMDLNKDAKLTYEEFKEGSKQDPTIVQALSLYDGLV from the exons ATGGGTAAATCACAATCTAAATTATCGGCTGATGATCTCGCCGACTTGCAGAAAAACACTTACT TCGATAAGAAG GAACTTCAACAATGG TACAAAGGTTTCTTGAAGGATTGTCCAAGTGGTCAACTGAacaaagaag AATTCAAGAAAATTTATAAGCAATTCTTCCCATTCGGTGACCCATCGCAATTCGCAGATTATGTGTTCAAC GTGTTTGACGAAGATAAGTCCGGCACGATCGAATTCAAA GAGTTCATCTGTGCTCTATCGGTTACATCCAGGGGAAGACTCGATGAAAAGCTCAAAT GGGCTTTCCAACTGTACGATATCAACCAAGATGGGTTCATCACCTATGACGAGATGCTACAAATCGTTAGATCAATTTATAAGATGACTGGTCAGATGGTACAGCTTCCAGAGGACGAGGATACACCTGAGAAG CGTGTCGATAAGATCTTCCGAAATATGGATTTGAACAAGGATGCTAAGCTGACTTATGAAGAGTTCAAGGAGGGGTCGAAACAAGATCCAACTATCgtgcag GCACTATCACTCTACGATGGTCTGGTATAG